In Archocentrus centrarchus isolate MPI-CPG fArcCen1 chromosome 22, fArcCen1, whole genome shotgun sequence, one DNA window encodes the following:
- the nubpl gene encoding iron-sulfur cluster transfer protein NUBPL isoform X2, giving the protein MHRSVDSKALQERQRQQMARGLPKQKPITGVKQVIVVASGKGGVGKSTTAVNLALGLMANDPSKSVGLLDADVFGPSIPKLMNLKGNPELSDNNCMIPLTNYGVPCMSMGFLVEDVAPIVWRGLMVMSAIEKLLRQVDWGSLDYLVVDMPPGTGDVQLSITQNIPIAGAVIVSTPQDIALLDARRGAEMFKKVNVPVLGLVQNMSVFQCPKCNHQTHIFGSDGARQLADTLGVTFLGDIPLHINIRETSDRGQPVVVSSPDSPEAAAYRKVASAVVQRLQQVSS; this is encoded by the exons ATGCAT AGGTCAGTGGACAGTAAGGCGTTACAGGAGAGGCAGAGGCAGCAGATGGCCCGAGGTCTTCCCAAACAGAAGCCCATCACAGGGGTCAAACAGGTCATCGTTGTGGCCTCTGGAAAAGGTGGTGTTGGGAAGTCCACTACTGCAG TGAATTTGGCTCTTGGATTAATGGCCAATGACCCG tcaAAGTCGGTTGGCCTGTTGGACGCCGATGTCTTTGGTCCATCGATTCCCAAACTGATGAACCTGAAAGGAAACCCGGAGCTCAGTGACA ATAATTGCATGATCCCCCTCACCAACTATGGGGTTCCTTG CATGTCTATGGGTTTTCTGGTTGAGGATGTGGCTCCGATAGTGTGGCGGGGGCTCATGGTGATGTCTGCTATAGAGAAACTGCTCAGACAG GTGGACTGGGGGTCACTGGACTATTTGGTAGTGGACATGCCTCCTGGGACAGGAGACGTCCAGCTGTCAATCACCCAGAACATCCCCATAGCAG GTGCAGTTATTGTGTCGACGCCGCAGGACATTGCTCTGCTGGATGCTCGCAGAGGAGCTGAGATGTTCAAGAAAGTGAACGTGCCG GTTCTGGGTCTGGTTCAGAACATGAGTGTCTTCCAGTGCCCCAAATGCAACCATCAGACCCACATCTTCGGCTCTGATGGGGCCCGACAGCTCGCAGACACTCTGGGAGTCACGTTTTTAG GTGACATCCCTCTCCACATAAACATCAGAGAGACGTCAGACAGAGGGCAGCCAGTGGTCGTCTCCTCTCCCGACAGCCCCGAG GCGGCTGCGTACAGGAAGGTGGCGTCTGCTGTGGTCCAGAGATTACAGCAAGTCAGCAGTTGA
- the LOC115772353 gene encoding D-aminoacyl-tRNA deacylase 2-like, which translates to MTEKVCTPVARTVLQQCLQARLQVKPADEHSEAQFVQIDRGMVIYICFFKGATDDILPKMVSTLLNLRLCESASGKMLSVLELPGSLLIVPQATLGGKAKGRAMQYHNNISKEDGLQLYSAFVSLCEKDLTAAAAGSSADVTVKHGTYGNRQVLKLDTNGPYTHLMEF; encoded by the exons ATGACTGAGAAAGTCTGCACTCCGGTGGCCCGGACGGTACTGCAGCAGTGTTTGCAGGCCAGGCTGCAGGTGAAACCAGCAGATGAACACTCAGAAGCTCAGTTTGTCCAG ATTGACAGAGGAATGGTGATCTACATCTGCTTCTTCAAAGGAGCCACAGATGACATCCTCCCCAAGATGG TGTCCACGCTGTTGAACCTGCGGCTGTGTGAGTCGGCTTCCGGGAAGATGCTGTCGGTGCTGGAGCTTCCTGGCAGTTTGCTGATCGTCCCTCAGGCCACGCTGGGAGGAAAGGCCAAAGGCAGGGCCATGCAGTACCACAACAACATCAGCAAGGAGGATGGGCTGCAACTCTACAGtgcttttgtttctctctgtgagaAGGACCTGAccgctgctgcagctgggagCAGTGCTGATGTGACAGTCAAACACGGGACCTATGGTAATAGACAAGTGCTGAAGCTTGACACCAATGGACCATACACACATCTGATGGAGTTCTGA
- the nubpl gene encoding iron-sulfur cluster transfer protein NUBPL isoform X3, producing the protein MARGLPKQKPITGVKQVIVVASGKGGVGKSTTAVNLALGLMANDPSKSVGLLDADVFGPSIPKLMNLKGNPELSDNNCMIPLTNYGVPCMSMGFLVEDVAPIVWRGLMVMSAIEKLLRQVDWGSLDYLVVDMPPGTGDVQLSITQNIPIAGAVIVSTPQDIALLDARRGAEMFKKVNVPVLGLVQNMSVFQCPKCNHQTHIFGSDGARQLADTLGVTFLGDIPLHINIRETSDRGQPVVVSSPDSPEAAAYRKVASAVVQRLQQVSS; encoded by the exons ATGGCCCGAGGTCTTCCCAAACAGAAGCCCATCACAGGGGTCAAACAGGTCATCGTTGTGGCCTCTGGAAAAGGTGGTGTTGGGAAGTCCACTACTGCAG TGAATTTGGCTCTTGGATTAATGGCCAATGACCCG tcaAAGTCGGTTGGCCTGTTGGACGCCGATGTCTTTGGTCCATCGATTCCCAAACTGATGAACCTGAAAGGAAACCCGGAGCTCAGTGACA ATAATTGCATGATCCCCCTCACCAACTATGGGGTTCCTTG CATGTCTATGGGTTTTCTGGTTGAGGATGTGGCTCCGATAGTGTGGCGGGGGCTCATGGTGATGTCTGCTATAGAGAAACTGCTCAGACAG GTGGACTGGGGGTCACTGGACTATTTGGTAGTGGACATGCCTCCTGGGACAGGAGACGTCCAGCTGTCAATCACCCAGAACATCCCCATAGCAG GTGCAGTTATTGTGTCGACGCCGCAGGACATTGCTCTGCTGGATGCTCGCAGAGGAGCTGAGATGTTCAAGAAAGTGAACGTGCCG GTTCTGGGTCTGGTTCAGAACATGAGTGTCTTCCAGTGCCCCAAATGCAACCATCAGACCCACATCTTCGGCTCTGATGGGGCCCGACAGCTCGCAGACACTCTGGGAGTCACGTTTTTAG GTGACATCCCTCTCCACATAAACATCAGAGAGACGTCAGACAGAGGGCAGCCAGTGGTCGTCTCCTCTCCCGACAGCCCCGAG GCGGCTGCGTACAGGAAGGTGGCGTCTGCTGTGGTCCAGAGATTACAGCAAGTCAGCAGTTGA
- the nubpl gene encoding iron-sulfur cluster transfer protein NUBPL isoform X1: MALFTYSRLSHLLTVSIYKPSVSRTGSGIKHGAACCVLLKRCQRSVDSKALQERQRQQMARGLPKQKPITGVKQVIVVASGKGGVGKSTTAVNLALGLMANDPSKSVGLLDADVFGPSIPKLMNLKGNPELSDNNCMIPLTNYGVPCMSMGFLVEDVAPIVWRGLMVMSAIEKLLRQVDWGSLDYLVVDMPPGTGDVQLSITQNIPIAGAVIVSTPQDIALLDARRGAEMFKKVNVPVLGLVQNMSVFQCPKCNHQTHIFGSDGARQLADTLGVTFLGDIPLHINIRETSDRGQPVVVSSPDSPEAAAYRKVASAVVQRLQQVSS; encoded by the exons ATGGCCCTGTTCACATACAGCAGACTGTCCCATTTACTCACAGTATCCATTTATAAACCTTCGGTTTCACGAACGGGGAGCGGAATAAAGCATGGAGCTGCGTGCTGTGTGCTGCTTAAACGCTGCCAG AGGTCAGTGGACAGTAAGGCGTTACAGGAGAGGCAGAGGCAGCAGATGGCCCGAGGTCTTCCCAAACAGAAGCCCATCACAGGGGTCAAACAGGTCATCGTTGTGGCCTCTGGAAAAGGTGGTGTTGGGAAGTCCACTACTGCAG TGAATTTGGCTCTTGGATTAATGGCCAATGACCCG tcaAAGTCGGTTGGCCTGTTGGACGCCGATGTCTTTGGTCCATCGATTCCCAAACTGATGAACCTGAAAGGAAACCCGGAGCTCAGTGACA ATAATTGCATGATCCCCCTCACCAACTATGGGGTTCCTTG CATGTCTATGGGTTTTCTGGTTGAGGATGTGGCTCCGATAGTGTGGCGGGGGCTCATGGTGATGTCTGCTATAGAGAAACTGCTCAGACAG GTGGACTGGGGGTCACTGGACTATTTGGTAGTGGACATGCCTCCTGGGACAGGAGACGTCCAGCTGTCAATCACCCAGAACATCCCCATAGCAG GTGCAGTTATTGTGTCGACGCCGCAGGACATTGCTCTGCTGGATGCTCGCAGAGGAGCTGAGATGTTCAAGAAAGTGAACGTGCCG GTTCTGGGTCTGGTTCAGAACATGAGTGTCTTCCAGTGCCCCAAATGCAACCATCAGACCCACATCTTCGGCTCTGATGGGGCCCGACAGCTCGCAGACACTCTGGGAGTCACGTTTTTAG GTGACATCCCTCTCCACATAAACATCAGAGAGACGTCAGACAGAGGGCAGCCAGTGGTCGTCTCCTCTCCCGACAGCCCCGAG GCGGCTGCGTACAGGAAGGTGGCGTCTGCTGTGGTCCAGAGATTACAGCAAGTCAGCAGTTGA